A part of Sander vitreus isolate 19-12246 chromosome 8, sanVit1, whole genome shotgun sequence genomic DNA contains:
- the rabl2 gene encoding RAB, member of RAS oncogene family-like 2 translates to MAGDVGSIPELDQKKYDSDEQVKIICLGDSAVGKSKLMERFLMDEYRPQQLSTYALTLYKHTATVGNKTVAIDFWDTAGQERFQSMHPSYYHKAHACIMVFDVQRKITYKNLASWYKELREYRPEIPCCVVANKIDADLKVTQRSFSFGKKQGLPFYFVSAADGTNVVKMFREMIKRALDYKQNPSDFMDEVMQELENFDLEKKENNSDEDGLKAQSPELV, encoded by the exons ATGGCTGGCGACGTTGGCAGCATCCCTGAACTGGACCAAAAGAAGTACGATTCAGACGAGCAGGTGAAGATCATCTGTCTGGGAGACAGCGCAGTTGGTAAATCTAA gCTGATGGAGAGGTTTCTCATGGACGAATA TCGTCCCCAGCAGTTGTCCACCTATGCTTTGACTCtctacaaacacacagccacTGTAGGAAACAAGACGGTAGCGATAG ATTTCTGGGACACTGCTGGTCAGGAGAGATTTCAGAGCATGCATCCCTCATACTACCACAAAGCACATGCATGCATCATG gTTTTTGATGTTCAAAGGAAGATCACGTATAAGAATCTGGCCAGCTGGTATAAGGAGCTGAGAGAGTATAGACCAGAGATACCCTGTTGTGTGGTAGCCAACAAAATTGATG CTGATTTGAAGGTGACACAGAGAAGCTTTAGCTTTGGAAAGAAGCAAGGACTGCCATTTTACTTCGTATCAGCGGCTGATGGGACTAATGTTGTTAAG ATGTTCAGAGAGATGATCAAGAGAGCACTGGACTACAAGCAAAACCCCAGCGACTTCATGGATGAAGTGATGCAAGAATTAGAG AACTTTGACCTGGAGAAGAAGGAAAATAATTCAGATGAGGATGGATTGAAAGCACAAAGTCCTGAGTTGGTCTGA
- the cimap1b gene encoding ciliary microtubule associated protein 1B, producing MSKAEAWVGTWRPHKPRGPIAALYGSPGPKYALPGLTGITKHDPTKYKAPMFSFGARHTDKSESSPGPSYLIPSNITRVGRDGAPAFSLYSRPREPQLFQAPGPGKYSPEHSGKSVFQSAPAYSLSGRTKDLSIINTPGPASYSLPPVLGHNTVATSAAPTFSFCGRSKNGSFHEDLKKTPGPAAYKVVDPCTYSQKSPRFSMTGRNFPPGETTKKPGPGAHYPEQVTFTRAKAPSFSFGLRHSEYISPLIVDVVE from the exons ATGTCAAAAGCTGAAGCTTGGGTTGGGACCTGGAGGCCTCACAAGCCAAGAGGGCCCATTGCTGCCCTCTATGGTAGTCCAGGGCCCAAGTATGCACTGCCTGGACTCACAG GTATTACTAAACATGACCCTACTAAATACAAAGCACCAATGTTCAGCTTTGGGGCACGTCATACTGACAAGTCTGAGAGCTCCCCTGGACCAAGCTACCTAATCCCCTCCAACATCACCAGAGTGGGCAGAGACGGCGCTCCTGCATTTTCCCTCTACAGCCGTCCAAGGGAGCCACAATTGTTCCAGGCTCCAGGACCAG GTAAATACTCACCAGAGCATTCCGGGAAGTCCGTCTTCCAGTCTGCTCCTGCTTATTCTCTGTCTGGGAGGACCAAAGACCTCAGTATTATCAATACACCAG GTCCAGCCTCCTACTCTCTGCCCCCAGTGCTGGGGCACAACACTGTGGCCACATCTGCAGCTCCCACCTTCTCATTCTGTGGCCGCAGCAAAAATGGAAGCTTCCATGAGGACCTGAAGAAG ACTCCTGGCCCTGCTGCCTACAAAGTTGTGGATCCTTGTACTTACAGCCAAAAATCTCCCCGGTTCAGCATGACAGGCCGCAACTTCCCACCTGGTGAAACCACAAAGAAGCCAGGGCCTGGTGCACACTATCCTGAGCAG gtGACCTTCACAAGAGCAAAAGCTCCAAGCTTCTCATTTGGACTGCGTCACTCGGAATACATTTCACCCCTCATTGTAGATGTGGTTGAATAA
- the LOC144521504 gene encoding protein tyrosine phosphatase domain-containing protein 1 translates to MPTLIPVPQPAYSQARENLMKAIPPKLLCLLACGGIDCRYEGPECWKLNQQVIRGLFSSWVTDDIIAMARPSNHLIEKYNIIEQFRRLNIRSIINMQLSGEHAHCGPPLDPESGFTYSPQIFMDNDIYFYNFGMPDFGVSSLVGIIDGVKVLAFAVSEGRVAVHCHAGLGRTGVLIACYLIYTLRISPSEAVHYVRIKRPHSIQTRAQLSQVFDFARLLGTQLVQYPDLSLRHGDPFTLQLYLNRQAILLHGQEARTLRQTPKVVYLLCVRLSCLALGLPAPPVIQDELEKRSALRTLNRTVRETLVAKQYLPLLREGHKGPWVSSESVSSWDEPLGFLERKREVLLDKRSYSDSDLSKIADLDLSPYCTPALGNERQWCVQDLIRPDLRPSSPILATVSPGHQTTKKESHTLNIPISRMTTSNNCAKRSKCTAKKALAKYSSNIELCRNPHNPGPTSVARAVANAMADFGPPGETILQRSALLQEELNSSDCGWALLVTESDPQVLSCLLWTWLDKLKEPVLGAEDIDRLSCGANNRKPLNVLKKPQRHTIYCLLSCVSMVISLCPHREDAMLQQLMKALTRRPQEEMRSLATLMKVLKSSLRETFHN, encoded by the exons ATGCCAACTTTGATACCAGTACCACAGCCGGCCTACTCCCAGGCCAGGGAGAACCTGATGAAGGCTATCCCACCCAAGCTCCTCTGTCTGCTGGCCTGTGGAGGAATTGACTGCCGCTATGAAGGACCAGAGTGTTGGAAATTAAATCAGCAGGTCATTCGAGGCCTTTTCTCCTCCTG GGTGACAGATGACATTATTGCCATGGCACGACCATCCAATCATCTAATTGAGAAGTACAACATCATAGAACAATTTCGAAG GTTGAACATCAGATCGATCATCAACATGCAGCTCTCTGGAGAGCATGCTCACTGTGGACCTCCCCTAGACCCTGAAAGTGGTTTCACATATTCTCCACAGATCTTCATGGACAATGACA TTTACTTTTACAACTTTGGGATGCCAGATTTCGGTGTGTCCTCTCTTGTCGGTATAATTGATGGGGTGAAAGTTTTGGCCTTTGCAGTGAGCGAAGGAAGAGTGGCTGTGCACTGCCATGCAGGCCTGGGCAGGACAG GTGTCCTGATAGCCTGTTATTTGATTTACACCCTGCGCATCAGCCCGAGTGAAGCCGTCCACTATGTACGGATTAAACGGCCACACTCGATCCAAACCCGAGCACAGCTCAGCCAGGTGTTTGACTTTGCTCGCCTGCTTGGCACACAGCTAGTCCAATACCCAGACCTCAGCCTGCGGCACGGAGACCCTTTCACACTGCAGCTCTACCTAAACCGACAGGCGATACTGCTGCATGGCCAAGAGGCACGCACCCTCAGACAAACACCAAAG GTGGTGTACctcctgtgtgtgcgtctctcctGCTTAGCCCTGGGTCTCCCTGCTCCTCCAGTGATCCAGGATGAGCTGGAGAAGAGGTCAGCACTGAGGACCCTGAACAGGACTGTGAGGGAGACCCTGGTGGCCAAACAGTACTTGCCCTTACTGAGGGAGGGTCACAAGGGGCCGTGGGTGAGCTCAGAGTCGGTGTCCTCCTGGGACGAGCCACTGGGATtcttggagagaaagagagaggtgcTGCTGGACAAACGCAGCTACAGCGATTCTGACCTCAGCAAGATTGCA GATCTGGACTTGAGTCCATACTGTACCCCAGCACTTGGAAATGAGAGACAGTGGTGTGTGCAGGATCTGATACGTCCTGATCTGAGACCAAGTAGTCCGATCCTTGCCACCGTATCACCAGGCCACCAGACTACCAAAAAGGAATCTCATACACTTAACATCCCAATATCTAGAATGACAACAAGCAACAACTGTGCTAAGAGATCTAAGTGCACAGCGAAAAAGGCACTTGCCAAATACAGCTCCAACATTGAG TTGTGCAGAAATCCACATAATCCAGGCCCAACCTCAGTCGCCCGTGCTGTTGCTAATGCAATGGCAGATTTTGGTCCTCCAGGAGAAACCATCCTTCAAAGATCGGCTCTACTGCAG GAGGAACTGAACAGTAGTGACTGTGGCTGGGCTCTGCTGGTCACAGAGTCAGATCCTCAGGTTCTCAGTTGTCTGTTGTGGACCTGGCTGGATAAGTTAAAG GAGCCTGTTCTGGGTGCAGAGGATATAGACAGGTTGAGCTGTGGCGCAAACAACAGGAAGCCTCTCAACGTGCTCAAGAAG CCACAGAGACACACTATCTATTGTCTACTGAGCTGCGTGAGCATGGTGATCAGCCTGTGTCCACACAGAGAGGATGCAATGCTGCAACAACTGATGAAGGCACTTACAAGG cGTCCACAGGAGGAAATGAGAAGCCTTGCAACTTTAATGAAGGTCCTGAAGTCGAGTTTGAGAGAAACCTTCCACAACTAA